The proteins below come from a single Chthoniobacterales bacterium genomic window:
- a CDS encoding NYN domain-containing protein: MAERYLIVDGHSVIFGWPYLRAKHDRNTAVAREELVRLLRDYQDTSSVNVVLVFDGQGSEVSQENDPGGIQIFYSRANQTADSIIERLVAKYGSRYQMTIATSDRAIQQTAISFEGGFITVDELQTLLDDTAAQFARELKKRNKR; the protein is encoded by the coding sequence ATGGCGGAACGCTATCTGATCGTCGATGGCCATTCCGTGATCTTTGGCTGGCCCTATTTGCGCGCCAAACATGACCGCAACACCGCCGTGGCCCGTGAGGAACTCGTCCGGCTGCTGAGGGATTACCAGGACACCTCGTCTGTGAATGTGGTCCTCGTTTTCGACGGGCAAGGCTCCGAAGTCAGCCAGGAAAACGACCCCGGCGGCATCCAGATTTTCTACTCACGCGCCAATCAAACCGCCGACTCGATCATTGAGCGGCTGGTCGCCAAATACGGCTCCCGTTATCAAATGACCATCGCCACCAGCGACCGCGCGATCCAGCAAACAGCAATCTCATTCGAAGGCGGATTCATCACTGTGGATGAGTTGCAGACGCTGCTCGACGACACAGCAGCCCAGTTTGCGAGGGAGCTGAAGAAGCGGAATAAACGTTAA
- a CDS encoding 4-hydroxy-3-methylbut-2-enyl diphosphate reductase: MSASAPSQPARVNLRTPDVMAAVQAQVETHYRSEIVDRLRASGGTISVGDTTVMLAKQFGFCYGVERAIDLAYAARKVFADRDLFILGEIIHNPEVNEQIRSFGIKNLIGKNREADIDLLKPEDVVIVPAFGAEVSTVEKIKAKGCQIVDTTCGDVMSVWKRVRQNANDSVTSIIHGKANHEETLATSSHAMGKAGTGHYLVVLTLEETDYVCNYIRHGGNPELRQAFLEKFKGAYSPGFDPDLHLKSVGVANQTTMLRGETEEVQRRVKQAVADRDGTRLENPNFRFFDTICGATQERQDALNHLLEEPLDLLLVVGGYNSSNTSHLAEIGQEKLPTYFIRNSTRLTSAQEIVHYDLHAHEEITTRDWLPQGPLKVGITAGASCPNNLIEEAIIRLYELRGVGREELVGNG, translated from the coding sequence ATGTCCGCCTCCGCGCCCAGCCAGCCAGCCAGGGTGAACCTGCGCACGCCCGATGTCATGGCGGCGGTGCAGGCGCAGGTCGAGACGCATTATCGCAGTGAGATCGTGGACCGGTTGCGGGCCAGTGGCGGCACGATTTCCGTCGGCGACACGACGGTGATGCTGGCGAAGCAATTTGGCTTTTGCTACGGCGTCGAGCGAGCCATCGATCTAGCTTACGCGGCGCGCAAAGTTTTCGCAGACAGGGATTTATTCATCCTCGGGGAGATCATTCATAACCCCGAGGTGAATGAACAGATCCGGTCGTTTGGGATCAAAAACCTCATCGGCAAAAACCGCGAAGCCGACATCGATTTGCTAAAACCGGAGGACGTGGTGATCGTTCCCGCGTTCGGCGCGGAGGTTTCCACGGTGGAAAAAATCAAAGCCAAAGGCTGCCAGATCGTGGACACGACCTGCGGCGATGTAATGAGTGTCTGGAAACGCGTCCGCCAAAACGCCAACGACTCCGTCACGTCGATCATTCACGGCAAGGCCAACCACGAGGAAACGCTCGCCACTAGTTCGCACGCCATGGGCAAAGCGGGCACCGGCCATTATCTGGTCGTGCTCACGCTGGAGGAGACGGATTACGTCTGCAATTACATCCGGCACGGCGGCAATCCAGAGCTGCGGCAGGCTTTTCTGGAGAAATTCAAAGGCGCCTATTCGCCTGGATTTGACCCCGACTTGCATCTGAAATCCGTCGGTGTCGCCAACCAGACGACCATGCTTCGTGGCGAGACCGAGGAAGTGCAACGCCGCGTAAAACAAGCCGTCGCTGATCGCGATGGAACTCGACTGGAGAATCCTAATTTCCGCTTCTTCGACACAATTTGCGGGGCCACTCAGGAGCGGCAGGACGCGCTGAATCATCTCTTGGAAGAACCGCTCGATCTCCTCCTGGTCGTCGGCGGCTACAACAGCTCCAACACGTCGCATCTCGCAGAAATCGGCCAGGAAAAGCTTCCGACTTATTTCATTCGCAACTCGACCCGGCTCACCTCGGCCCAGGAAATCGTGCATTACGACTTGCATGCCCACGAGGAAATCACCACCCGCGACTGGCTGCCGCAGGGTCCGCTCAAAGTCGGCATCACCGCCGGCGCCTCCTGCCCGAATAACCTGATCGAAGAAGCCATCATCCGTCTCTACGAACTACGTGGCGTCGGACGCGAAGAGCTGGTCGGAAACGGCTGA
- a CDS encoding L,D-transpeptidase codes for MKKHLIFTLTALVALLLLPACTTMAPHGKYTVTAYKPHDPDKVVVKLSLATQNLYVKEGDRLLMAVQGCVGKPSDPTPTGSFHITDKVKNKRRQSQPDAGYPMAYWCEFKPAYGFHEGFVHPYPRTHGCVRLHREAAARLYALVKVGTPVTIAHSLPEDQKYGKQVTKLDQSKDPDPPRSYMLSSAWFKDPAGPLLINQ; via the coding sequence ATGAAAAAACACCTCATCTTCACTCTCACCGCACTCGTTGCGTTGCTGCTTTTGCCCGCCTGCACCACGATGGCACCGCACGGCAAATACACTGTCACCGCCTACAAGCCGCATGACCCAGACAAGGTCGTCGTGAAATTGTCGCTCGCCACGCAAAACCTCTATGTGAAGGAAGGCGACCGCCTCCTCATGGCCGTGCAAGGTTGCGTCGGCAAGCCCAGCGATCCGACTCCGACGGGCAGCTTTCACATCACCGACAAAGTGAAAAACAAACGCCGCCAGAGCCAGCCGGACGCGGGTTATCCCATGGCTTACTGGTGCGAGTTTAAGCCGGCTTACGGCTTCCACGAGGGCTTCGTTCATCCCTATCCCCGCACCCACGGCTGCGTTCGCTTGCATCGCGAAGCCGCCGCTCGACTCTACGCTCTCGTTAAAGTCGGCACGCCGGTGACCATCGCCCATTCGCTGCCAGAAGATCAGAAATACGGCAAGCAGGTCACCAAGCTCGACCAGAGCAAGGACCCCGATCCACCCCGCTCCTACATGCTGTCCTCCGCCTGGTTTAAGGATCCGGCCGGGCCGCTCTTGATCAATCAATAA
- the thrC gene encoding threonine synthase: MQPILHDRGVISRYRQYLPVSDATPIVSLNEGSTPLIYSPKLSERLESEVYIKYEGLNPTGSFKDRGMTMAISKAAEAGAQAVICASTGNTSAAAAAYAARADLKCFVLLPAGKIAMGKLVQAFMYGAEVIAIEGNFDDALRLVREVGETGAVAIVNSINPYRLEGQKTGAFEIIEELGDAPDWHILPVGNAGNITAYWMGYREFHANGKATKLPRMSGFQAAGSAPIYHNCVVEQPETCATAIRIGNPASWTGANTAIRDSQGSIDIVSDEEILAAQKWLAANEGIFVEPASAASIAGLMKCTGADRCSICPRPQIAPGSKIVCVVTGHGLKDPDTALKQCPPIRQVRANLSEILALMN, encoded by the coding sequence ATGCAGCCTATTCTCCACGACCGGGGGGTGATTTCCCGGTATCGCCAATATCTTCCAGTGTCGGATGCGACTCCGATCGTTTCCTTGAATGAAGGGTCCACGCCGCTGATCTATTCGCCGAAGCTGAGCGAGCGTCTGGAGAGCGAAGTTTATATCAAATACGAGGGCCTGAATCCCACGGGGTCGTTCAAGGATCGCGGAATGACGATGGCGATCTCCAAGGCAGCGGAAGCGGGCGCGCAGGCGGTGATTTGCGCCTCCACGGGCAACACTTCGGCGGCGGCAGCGGCCTATGCGGCGCGAGCGGACTTGAAGTGCTTCGTCCTCCTTCCAGCGGGCAAGATCGCGATGGGAAAACTGGTCCAGGCCTTTATGTATGGCGCGGAAGTGATCGCCATTGAGGGCAATTTCGACGATGCGCTGCGGCTCGTTCGTGAAGTGGGCGAGACGGGTGCGGTGGCGATTGTAAACTCGATCAATCCGTATCGCCTCGAAGGTCAAAAGACGGGCGCATTTGAGATTATCGAGGAACTCGGCGACGCCCCGGACTGGCATATTCTCCCTGTGGGAAACGCGGGAAACATCACGGCTTACTGGATGGGTTACCGGGAGTTCCATGCGAATGGGAAAGCGACGAAACTACCGAGAATGAGTGGTTTTCAGGCAGCGGGCTCGGCTCCGATCTACCACAATTGCGTGGTCGAGCAGCCGGAAACCTGCGCGACGGCGATCCGGATCGGCAACCCCGCGAGCTGGACTGGCGCGAACACGGCGATCCGGGATTCCCAAGGCAGCATCGACATCGTCAGCGATGAGGAAATTTTAGCCGCGCAAAAATGGCTTGCAGCCAATGAGGGCATTTTCGTCGAACCCGCCAGCGCGGCGTCCATCGCCGGTCTGATGAAATGCACAGGCGCGGACCGGTGTTCCATCTGCCCGCGTCCACAGATTGCGCCCGGCAGCAAGATTGTCTGCGTGGTGACGGGTCACGGCTTGAAAGATCCCGACACGGCGCTGAAACAATGCCCGCCCATTCGCCAGGTGCGCGCCAATTTGTCGGAGATTCTGGCGTTGATGAACTAA